A genome region from Rhodopseudomonas boonkerdii includes the following:
- a CDS encoding sulfate/molybdate ABC transporter ATP-binding protein, protein MTIEVRNIVKQYGAFKALDNVDLKVAKGELLALLGPSGSGKTTLLRIIAGLDWPDSGEVKFDGENALERGAGERHVGFVFQHYALFRHMSVFENVAFGLRVQPRSIRKTEAQIRARVKELLDLVQLDWLADRYPSQLSGGQRQRIALARALAIEPRILLLDEPFGALDAKVRKELRQWLRTLHEEIHVTSIFVTHDQEEALEVANRIVVMDKGKIEQIGTPGDVYDNPASAFVHSFIGESIVLPVDVQGGQVKLGARALNIEAGGAAGPSQLFVRRHDMAIGAVGEGALEGTVRRVRTFGPIQRADIALDGGDTLVEIDAPRDRPLATGDSVSLQPRRYRIFAGQ, encoded by the coding sequence GAAGTACGGAATATCGTGAAGCAGTACGGTGCCTTCAAGGCGCTCGATAATGTCGATCTCAAGGTCGCGAAGGGTGAGCTGCTGGCTCTGCTCGGCCCGTCGGGTTCGGGCAAGACGACACTGCTGCGGATCATCGCAGGGCTCGATTGGCCTGATTCCGGCGAAGTGAAATTCGATGGCGAGAACGCTTTGGAGCGTGGCGCCGGCGAACGTCACGTGGGCTTCGTCTTCCAGCATTACGCGCTGTTCCGCCATATGAGCGTATTCGAGAATGTCGCCTTCGGCCTGCGCGTGCAGCCGCGCTCCATCCGCAAGACCGAGGCGCAGATCCGCGCGCGGGTGAAGGAACTGCTCGATCTCGTGCAACTCGACTGGCTCGCCGATCGCTATCCGAGCCAGCTCTCCGGCGGCCAGCGGCAGCGTATCGCGCTCGCCCGCGCGCTTGCCATCGAACCGCGTATCCTGCTGCTCGACGAGCCCTTCGGCGCGCTCGATGCGAAAGTGCGCAAGGAATTGCGGCAATGGCTGCGCACGCTGCACGAGGAGATTCACGTCACCTCGATCTTTGTCACGCATGACCAGGAAGAAGCGCTCGAGGTCGCCAACCGCATCGTCGTGATGGACAAAGGCAAGATCGAACAGATCGGCACGCCCGGCGATGTCTATGACAATCCGGCCTCGGCTTTCGTGCATAGCTTCATCGGCGAATCCATCGTGCTGCCGGTGGATGTGCAGGGCGGACAAGTAAAGCTTGGGGCGCGTGCGCTCAATATCGAAGCGGGCGGCGCTGCGGGGCCCTCACAGCTGTTCGTGCGCCGGCATGATATGGCCATTGGAGCTGTGGGGGAGGGCGCTCTCGAGGGCACGGTGCGCCGGGTCCGAACCTTCGGCCCGATCCAGCGCGCCGATATCGCGCTGGACGGCGGCGACACGCTGGTCGAAATCGATGCACCGCGCGATCGACCGCTCGCCACCGGCGATTCCGTCAGCCTGCAGCCTCGGCGCTACCGGATTTTCGCGGGGCAGTGA
- a CDS encoding CAP domain-containing protein, with the protein MKRVALASLGMALLAGCGTAVDQVPDQPTMYLSMANGGAKLDPQAAAQMISLYRQNNGLGPVTVDPGLMALAEDQSTAMAKKNKLDHDVKAPLAKRLNSGGYPATVAVENVSAGYHTLAEAFSGWRDSPPHRANMLKSGVSKLGIAAIYAPNTKYKVFWTMILAETEKPR; encoded by the coding sequence ATGAAGCGGGTGGCTCTGGCCAGTCTAGGAATGGCGTTGCTGGCGGGGTGCGGAACCGCAGTGGATCAGGTCCCTGATCAACCGACCATGTATCTCAGCATGGCGAATGGCGGCGCCAAGCTAGATCCGCAGGCGGCAGCACAGATGATCTCGCTCTACCGACAGAACAACGGCCTCGGGCCGGTGACGGTCGATCCAGGCCTGATGGCGCTGGCGGAGGATCAGTCCACCGCCATGGCCAAGAAGAACAAGCTCGATCATGATGTGAAGGCGCCGCTTGCGAAGCGCCTGAATTCCGGCGGCTATCCGGCCACGGTCGCGGTAGAGAACGTCTCCGCCGGTTATCACACCCTTGCGGAAGCCTTTTCGGGTTGGCGCGATTCGCCGCCGCACCGGGCCAATATGCTGAAATCCGGCGTCTCCAAGCTGGGAATCGCTGCGATTTATGCGCCGAACACCAAATACAAGGTGTTCTGGACCATGATCCTGGCCGAAACCGAAAAGCCGCGCTGA
- a CDS encoding DUF3734 domain-containing protein: MSAPIPDAATSKPSQAKRVLVLQGGGALGSYQAGAYETLCHHDFEPAWIAGISIGAINAAIIAGNERDKRIGKLREFWEMASSPVPWSPVIPDEHTRSAFNEGSAAMIAAFGVPGFFMPRIPPAPFWPPGSPQSQSFYDTAPLKATLERLVDFDRINDCKTRLSVGAVSVTTGNFTYFDNEIFRTLGKKIGPEHIMASGALPPGFPSIEIEGEHFWDGGIASNTPLDFVLDDVASDLLIFQVDLFSARGPLPQSMFEAQEREKDIRYSSRTRMTTDKNKRIHNIRKALRDLIGKLPEDLKQDPNVALLSEAAKENTVTVVHLIYRSKTHESSSKDYNFSRLGMTEHWKAGSRDVERSMRHKEWFERPQADQSMVTYDLCADDKP; the protein is encoded by the coding sequence ATGTCCGCTCCCATCCCAGATGCAGCCACTTCCAAACCGTCACAAGCCAAGCGTGTGCTGGTCCTGCAGGGTGGCGGCGCGCTCGGCTCCTATCAGGCTGGTGCCTACGAGACGCTCTGCCACCACGATTTCGAGCCGGCCTGGATTGCCGGCATTTCCATCGGGGCTATCAACGCCGCGATCATCGCCGGCAATGAGCGCGACAAGCGGATCGGCAAACTGCGCGAATTCTGGGAGATGGCGTCGTCGCCGGTGCCCTGGAGCCCGGTGATCCCGGACGAGCATACACGCTCGGCCTTTAACGAAGGCAGCGCCGCGATGATCGCGGCTTTCGGCGTGCCGGGCTTTTTTATGCCGCGGATTCCACCGGCTCCGTTCTGGCCGCCGGGCAGCCCGCAATCGCAAAGCTTTTACGACACCGCGCCGCTCAAGGCGACGCTGGAACGGCTGGTCGATTTTGATCGCATCAATGACTGCAAGACGCGTCTCAGCGTCGGTGCGGTCAGCGTCACCACCGGCAACTTCACCTATTTCGACAACGAGATCTTTCGCACGCTCGGCAAAAAGATCGGCCCCGAGCACATCATGGCCTCCGGCGCGCTTCCGCCGGGCTTCCCCTCCATCGAAATCGAGGGAGAGCATTTCTGGGACGGCGGCATCGCGTCCAACACCCCCCTCGACTTCGTGCTCGACGACGTCGCCAGCGACCTTCTGATCTTCCAGGTCGATCTGTTCAGCGCGCGGGGGCCGCTGCCGCAATCCATGTTCGAGGCGCAGGAGCGGGAGAAGGATATCCGCTATTCCAGCCGCACGCGCATGACCACCGACAAGAACAAGCGCATTCACAATATTCGGAAGGCGTTGCGCGATCTCATCGGCAAGCTGCCCGAGGACTTGAAGCAGGACCCCAATGTCGCGCTGTTGTCGGAAGCGGCGAAGGAAAACACCGTCACGGTGGTGCATCTGATCTATCGTAGCAAGACGCACGAGTCGTCGTCCAAGGACTACAATTTCTCGCGCCTCGGCATGACGGAACACTGGAAGGCCGGCAGCCGCGATGTGGAGCGCTCGATGCGCCACAAGGAATGGTTCGAGCGCCCACAGGCGGATCAGTCGATGGTCACCTACGATCTCTGCGCCGACGACAAACCATAA
- a CDS encoding 3-hydroxybutyrate dehydrogenase yields the protein MTNLTGKTAVVTGSTSGIGLAYARAFASAGANIVLNGMGAPADIEKERAAIESDYKVKAIHSPADMTKPVEIAGMIELGEKTFGAVDILVNNAGIQFVSPIEEFPIEKWDAIIAINLSSAFHGIRAVVPGMKKRGWGRIINTASAHSLVASPFKSAYVSAKHGIAGLTKTVALEVATHKITCNCISPGYVWTPLVEKQIPDTMKARGLTKEQVINDVLLEAQPTKEFVTSEQVAALALFLCGDEAAQITGTNLSIDGGWTAA from the coding sequence ATGACCAATCTCACGGGCAAGACCGCCGTTGTCACCGGCTCGACCAGCGGCATCGGCCTCGCTTATGCGCGCGCTTTCGCCAGCGCCGGTGCCAATATCGTCCTGAACGGCATGGGCGCCCCGGCCGATATCGAGAAGGAACGCGCGGCGATCGAGAGCGACTACAAGGTCAAGGCGATCCATTCGCCGGCCGATATGACCAAGCCGGTGGAGATCGCTGGGATGATCGAGCTCGGCGAGAAGACTTTTGGCGCGGTGGACATCCTCGTCAACAATGCCGGCATCCAGTTTGTTTCGCCGATCGAGGAATTCCCGATCGAGAAATGGGACGCCATCATTGCGATCAATCTGTCTTCCGCCTTCCATGGCATCCGCGCCGTGGTGCCGGGTATGAAGAAGCGCGGCTGGGGCCGCATCATCAATACGGCCTCGGCCCATTCGCTGGTCGCATCGCCCTTCAAGTCGGCCTATGTCTCGGCCAAGCACGGTATCGCCGGTCTCACCAAGACCGTGGCGCTGGAAGTCGCGACCCACAAGATCACCTGCAATTGCATCTCGCCCGGTTACGTCTGGACACCGCTGGTGGAAAAGCAGATCCCGGACACGATGAAGGCGCGTGGCTTGACCAAGGAACAGGTCATCAACGACGTGCTGTTGGAAGCGCAGCCGACGAAGGAATTCGTGACGTCGGAGCAGGTGGCGGCGCTGGCGCTGTTCCTATGCGGGGATGAAGCGGCGCAGATCACAGGTACGAACCTGTCCATCGACGGCGGCTGGACGGCGGCGTAA
- a CDS encoding YqgE/AlgH family protein, which yields MEPTRKRSRKSPAKPRAAGFGASDDAGRYLDGQLLIAMPVMDDERFARSVIYVCAHSSEGAMGIIVNRPAGSIDFPELLAQLDIIDDADNIKLPESAESMKVLKGGPVETGRGFVLHSSDFFIQDATLPIDDGICLTATVDILRAIANGGGPKHAILALGYAGWAPGQLENEIQCNGWLHCAADDDLIFGADIDEKYMRALRKIGVAPGTLSAEAGHA from the coding sequence ATGGAACCCACTCGCAAGCGAAGCCGCAAGAGCCCCGCCAAGCCGCGTGCAGCCGGGTTCGGCGCTTCGGATGACGCCGGCAGATATCTCGATGGCCAGCTCCTGATCGCGATGCCGGTGATGGATGACGAGCGTTTCGCGCGCTCGGTGATCTATGTGTGTGCTCATTCTTCCGAAGGCGCCATGGGCATCATCGTCAATCGTCCGGCCGGAAGCATCGATTTTCCCGAACTGCTGGCGCAGCTCGACATCATCGACGATGCCGACAACATCAAACTTCCGGAAAGCGCCGAAAGCATGAAGGTGCTGAAGGGGGGGCCGGTGGAAACCGGCCGCGGCTTCGTCCTCCATTCCAGCGATTTCTTCATCCAGGATGCGACGCTCCCCATCGATGACGGCATCTGCCTGACGGCGACCGTGGACATCCTGCGGGCAATCGCCAATGGTGGCGGGCCCAAGCACGCCATTCTGGCGCTCGGCTATGCCGGCTGGGCGCCGGGCCAGCTTGAAAACGAGATCCAGTGCAACGGCTGGCTGCATTGCGCGGCCGACGACGATCTGATCTTCGGCGCCGATATCGACGAAAAATACATGCGCGCATTGCGGAAGATTGGCGTGGCGCCGGGAACATTGTCGGCCGAAGCCGGCCACGCCTGA
- a CDS encoding flippase codes for MAVMETDPAQPTPPAGLKARLRGLFSGSGEASLTRRLAGTIFLIRVISAGLAYFSQILLARWMGSGDYGIYVYVWTWVLLLGSMLDFGIAASAQKIIPEYRLNGDYALLRGFLSGSRWMTGVVSGVIALLLAGLVKLLSPWIDANTIVPLYLGCLTLPAFVVANTQDGIARSHDWMRLGLMPQFIVRQGLIIGFTAGAFALGLQLGAVVAMGASAAAVWLAMIGQMIVLNRRLGAHVETGPKAHDYRGWLKVSLPILLVESFYLLLSYTDVLVLERFVSSEEVGVYFAVVKTLALVSFIHYAMSATTAHRFTEYHTSGDKERLAAYVMHSIKWTFWPSLAATLVLLAFGKPLLWLFGPQFTGGYDIMFIAAIGLVVRAAIGPMERLLNMLGHQNACAMAYASAFVMNLVLCLLLIPYFGGHGAAAATSIALTFETVLLFWIVRQRLGLHVLAFGKRSS; via the coding sequence GTGGCCGTGATGGAGACCGATCCCGCCCAACCGACGCCGCCTGCCGGGCTCAAGGCCCGCCTCCGCGGCCTGTTCTCGGGCTCCGGCGAAGCCTCGCTGACGCGCCGGCTGGCCGGCACGATCTTCCTGATTCGCGTTATCTCCGCCGGCCTCGCTTACTTCTCGCAGATATTGCTGGCGCGCTGGATGGGCTCGGGCGACTACGGCATCTACGTCTATGTCTGGACCTGGGTTCTGCTGCTCGGCTCGATGCTCGACTTCGGCATCGCGGCGTCAGCGCAAAAGATCATTCCGGAATATCGCCTGAACGGTGATTACGCGCTGCTGCGCGGCTTCTTGTCCGGCAGCCGCTGGATGACCGGCGTCGTGTCCGGCGTCATTGCACTTCTGCTCGCCGGTCTGGTCAAACTGCTGTCGCCCTGGATCGACGCCAACACCATCGTGCCGCTCTATCTCGGCTGCCTGACGCTGCCAGCTTTCGTCGTCGCCAACACCCAGGACGGCATCGCCCGCTCGCATGACTGGATGCGGCTCGGCCTGATGCCGCAATTCATCGTGCGGCAGGGCCTCATCATCGGCTTCACTGCCGGCGCCTTCGCGCTCGGCCTGCAGCTTGGCGCCGTCGTCGCGATGGGCGCGAGCGCCGCCGCCGTGTGGCTCGCGATGATCGGACAGATGATCGTGCTGAATCGCCGGCTTGGTGCGCATGTCGAGACCGGACCGAAGGCGCACGACTATCGCGGCTGGCTGAAGGTTTCGCTGCCGATCCTGCTGGTGGAGAGCTTCTATCTGCTGCTGTCCTACACCGACGTGCTTGTGCTCGAACGCTTCGTATCCTCCGAGGAAGTCGGCGTCTATTTCGCAGTCGTGAAAACGCTCGCGCTGGTGTCGTTCATTCATTACGCGATGTCGGCGACCACGGCGCATCGCTTCACCGAGTATCACACGTCGGGGGACAAGGAACGGCTTGCCGCCTATGTGATGCATTCCATCAAATGGACATTCTGGCCGTCGCTCGCCGCGACGCTGGTTTTGCTCGCATTCGGCAAGCCGTTGCTGTGGCTGTTCGGCCCGCAATTCACCGGCGGTTATGACATCATGTTCATCGCCGCCATCGGACTTGTGGTCCGCGCAGCCATCGGGCCGATGGAACGATTGCTCAACATGCTCGGTCATCAGAATGCCTGCGCAATGGCTTACGCCTCGGCCTTCGTGATGAATTTGGTACTGTGCCTGCTGCTGATCCCGTATTTCGGTGGCCATGGCGCAGCGGCGGCGACATCGATCGCGCTGACGTTCGAGACGGTGCTGCTGTTCTGGATCGTGCGCCAGCGGCTGGGGCTGCATGTGCTGGCATTCGGGAAGCGCTCTTCTTAA
- a CDS encoding protein-disulfide reductase DsbD domain-containing protein produces the protein MIVSVPHHIVAACAAGLLLASAAHAEDASPWQTDSHSQIRLVAGSRTGPVMLGGIAIQLQPGWHTYWRNPGDSGVPPRFDFSKSDNLDSVTILWPAPVKFDDGAGGESLGYEKHVLLPMRVVAKDPGKPVVVRAAISYAVCEKICIPVEANAELAFTSVASTEDGALMAALDTVPKPANIGDNNPFTVRDVKRDGKNVLVDVTAPDSKAVQLYVEGPTPDWALPIPKLDKHSAPGMKRFSFELDGLPSGATADGAALKLTLVGTDRSYEYNVTVPPAP, from the coding sequence ATGATCGTTTCGGTTCCGCATCACATTGTCGCTGCCTGCGCCGCCGGGCTCTTGCTGGCCTCTGCGGCACATGCGGAAGACGCGTCGCCGTGGCAGACGGACAGTCATTCGCAAATCAGGCTTGTGGCAGGCTCGCGGACCGGCCCTGTCATGCTTGGCGGAATCGCAATCCAGCTGCAGCCGGGCTGGCACACCTATTGGCGCAACCCCGGCGATTCCGGCGTGCCGCCGCGCTTCGACTTCTCGAAATCCGACAATCTCGACAGCGTCACGATCCTCTGGCCCGCGCCGGTGAAATTCGACGACGGCGCCGGCGGCGAATCGCTCGGTTACGAAAAACACGTGTTGCTGCCCATGCGCGTAGTGGCCAAGGATCCCGGCAAGCCGGTGGTCGTGCGCGCGGCCATATCCTATGCGGTATGCGAGAAGATCTGCATTCCGGTGGAGGCGAACGCCGAATTGGCCTTCACCAGCGTTGCTTCGACCGAGGACGGCGCATTGATGGCAGCTCTCGATACCGTCCCGAAACCGGCGAATATCGGCGACAATAATCCGTTCACCGTGCGGGATGTAAAACGTGACGGTAAAAATGTATTGGTCGATGTGACCGCCCCTGACAGCAAGGCAGTCCAGCTCTATGTCGAAGGGCCGACACCTGATTGGGCGCTCCCGATCCCGAAGCTCGACAAACACAGCGCACCGGGCATGAAGCGCTTCAGTTTCGAGCTCGACGGCCTGCCTTCGGGAGCTACGGCAGACGGAGCAGCGCTGAAGCTGACACTGGTCGGCACCGACCGATCCTACGAGTACAATGTGACAGTGCCACCGGCTCCCTGA